A single window of Bacteroidota bacterium DNA harbors:
- a CDS encoding GatB/YqeY domain-containing protein → MIQEQILSGIKDAMRARDKVRLEVLRGVKTAFVNELVASKRTPQDMLKDEEATTVLTRLAKQRRESITQFTKGDRPELAEKETVELAILEEFLPEQMSAEDIRKVVEEKKAALGVTDKSQMGRLMGMLMKELKGKADGNMVRQAVEASLE, encoded by the coding sequence ATGATTCAGGAGCAGATTCTGTCCGGCATTAAAGATGCCATGCGGGCAAGAGATAAAGTCAGACTAGAGGTCCTTCGGGGCGTCAAAACAGCCTTTGTAAACGAACTGGTAGCTTCCAAGCGTACCCCACAGGATATGCTAAAAGACGAAGAAGCGACCACAGTGCTCACGCGCCTTGCCAAGCAGCGGCGTGAGTCTATTACCCAGTTCACCAAAGGCGATCGGCCTGAGCTGGCAGAAAAAGAGACTGTCGAACTTGCGATCCTGGAAGAATTCCTGCCTGAGCAGATGTCAGCCGAAGACATCCGAAAGGTAGTTGAGGAGAAGAAAGCAGCGCTGGGTGTGACAGATAAGTCACAGATGGGCCGGCTGATGGGCATGCTGATGAAAGAGCTCAAAGGCAAGGCGGACGGCAACATGGTCCGCCAGGCTGTTGAGGCTTCGCTGGAATAG
- a CDS encoding LytTR family DNA-binding domain-containing protein: protein MAPASSIKNRDRFWQAAGIGCFVAVFLLLFRPFGLEHGGWRDPVFWFILGFAPFNAALVLSIDVLLRRAIKQWPSLSKLQIRLAITLSIIILSNALYHTVAQQYFDWQEFLSLLWQVALIALFPTLFILVYYRKRDQAPAPASNQLLTFHDDSNRETLTVPLNTLLYVTAERNYVLIYTTSNEQPLLLRTSLKTLAGQLTNTPVIRCHRSFLVNTQQILHRKKLARSMDLSLRHTSETVPVSASYMPAIEQALNLA, encoded by the coding sequence ATGGCCCCAGCGTCCAGCATAAAAAACCGCGATCGATTCTGGCAAGCTGCCGGCATTGGGTGCTTTGTTGCGGTCTTTCTGCTGCTCTTTCGCCCGTTTGGCCTGGAGCATGGCGGATGGCGCGATCCAGTCTTCTGGTTTATTCTTGGTTTTGCCCCCTTTAATGCTGCGCTGGTCCTCAGCATAGACGTGTTGCTCCGTCGAGCCATCAAACAATGGCCAAGCCTTTCAAAACTCCAGATACGGCTTGCCATTACACTAAGCATTATCATCCTGAGCAACGCCCTTTACCACACAGTGGCGCAGCAGTATTTCGACTGGCAAGAATTCCTTTCTCTATTGTGGCAGGTGGCACTCATTGCGCTCTTTCCAACACTCTTCATATTGGTTTACTACCGTAAACGTGATCAGGCCCCCGCACCTGCATCTAACCAGCTATTGACCTTCCACGATGACAGCAACAGGGAAACCCTCACCGTGCCCTTAAATACGTTGCTCTATGTTACTGCAGAGCGCAATTACGTGCTCATCTATACAACCAGCAATGAACAACCCCTCCTGCTCCGCACCTCACTCAAGACCCTTGCCGGCCAATTAACCAACACACCCGTTATCCGCTGTCACCGCTCCTTCCTGGTGAACACGCAACAGATACTGCATAGAAAAAAACTGGCCCGCAGTATGGACCTGTCACTCAGGCACACGTCGGAAACGGTGCCTGTCTCTGCATCGTACATGCCGGCTATCGAACAAGCCCTCAATCTGGCTTAG